aatccatggtgctaggtgtcctctcggtgtgctcgaatcttctcaagtttctctccctccaaatgtggtaaacacatgatgctagtagtgctcgataagatatgttgacaatgtgtttacctctccatttttgggaagcccattcaatatccgttttccagtctctattgggccaagaatatCGTACCATTCTCCGGATAGCTGTGAggcactgtcgactaaatctgcactgaaagaataagtggccatgtgtctctgtcgctccctcattacatagaatacatggCCAAGGTGCGCTaaccatgatttgtccgttgtagccaatttgcctagaatagcaagccacaggatgaacagatgacgtggaatcttcagtgatcccgaaagtagtgaagcccagcctactttcggtcctgggggatcaaaaagcctatatAGAGCTTGGGTTGTAGGTTTaccctgatcaaatctccaaataatttggtcctcccctccatgaattGTGGGTAaaccatgtgtgatctccagacactctaaatctgtgataggaggccactgccactctccttcaCTAATAACCGTGCTCAATCTGGCTGATTCCTCTATTCTGAGTAGTCTCGGTCCCCGTGGGAATGTGACACTGAGTGGTCcgagataatgccacgggtcctgccaaaggtaaaAAGTTCGCCCATCGCCgatctgatagtccaccatagggcggaggaaagcccgtagacgtagaattttccgccaaccccatgagcctccttctccctaatcgtccaaatggaggtgtcgCGTAATCGAtcctggtaaagccattcaacccaaattgaggtcctatcgcacctgatgatatcacagagtttcttggTCATTAATGTGCGATTCAAGATAGCAATATCTTTGAATCCTattcctccctcatctttcGATCGGCAGagatctttccatgctaccttcgcataaccactgtttgttgtccccttccacaagaaagttcatagtctcttctcaatttcgttagtaactttctttggaaGGATGAACGCCGAtgaccaatataaactcagcgacaagagtacaaatttaataatctgcaccctaccagcataagaaagagctataccctcccaacccgcaatgcatttatcaattttcaacaataaaggGTTACAGTCAGCAACTATTAAACGAGAAGATATAAGAGGTAGCCCTAAATACCTCATTGGTAGGACTCCCTCTTGAAATCCGAGTACTTCCAGCATCTCCTCTCGTAGTCCttgtgctgaacgtgagataatgaggtggcttttctgcacatttagcctgagccccgaccattcagcaaagcgaTCCAATCCTGTCTTAAATACTCCAATAGAGTTCATATCGGCACGGCAGAATAGtaacaaatcatcagcaaaaccCAGCTGAAATATCCTGGCtgcatcacacttccaatgaaaggaaaataattcatcctggtcaatcagctgtaggaaacccaattgtaggacttccatcacaaggaCGAATAAGTATGGtgatagagggtctccctgcCGAAGCCCTCTGGCCCCCGTAAAGAAGCCGTGAGATTTCCCATTAAGCTcaacagaaaatgagggtgttgtgacacactcctcaatccatttcaCGAATGTAtgagggaacccaaataactccatcacaacaattaggaaatcccactccatcgtatcatatgcctttcgaatgtccacttttaaaGCGCACCGGGGTGGTAGATGGgtctggttatatcccgtaaacagttcctgtgccaacatGATATTGTCTCCTATGCTTCGTCCGGGCATAAACGCCGCTTGGCAcggactaataagtttgtccaGTATCACACTCAATCGTTGGACAAGGAGCttggcaataatcttgtacagtacattgcagcaagatataggacgGAAATCACCAACATTCATAGGagaatgtacctttggtatgagcgccaaaagtgtagtatttatctgcttcaaaATTCGGCCTGTATGAAAGAAATCCAAGACTGCCGAAGACACCTCCTGCCCTATTATTggccatgcagctttgaagaagcccgatgaatacccgtcCGGCCCAGGTGCCTTAtcttcagcaatgtcaaaaatcgCTTGCTTGACATCCGTATGAGTAAATGGCAAGACTAAGGAGTTGACATCATCTTCACTCAATATATGTCTAGCCCATGGTCGCAGGAATCGAAGATCTATCATGTCTCTTCGTCGTTCCCcaccaagtaaattttgatagtacatgacaaactcattaattactGCTCCTGGATCTGTGTGagtggctccatgatcatcattgatttgtaagattcttctcgccgatctcctttgagcaatcttacgaaagaatacccgggagcactggtcaccccccttcatccactgcatttttgaTCTCTGTTGTAGCATAATCTGTTCAAGTTTAGCTGCTTTAGCTAGTACTACCCGGCAGCAGTGTTCCAACTGTAGGAATAGTTCATCCTGCCTGTTTGAAGTAACAAGTACTtgcgccatctcaagaaacccttttgccagTTGGACATTGTGAGATAAGTccccctttttcctcctctgctctctaaaTATCGGTttaagtgctttgagtttccttGTTACGGCATACATGGGTGTCCCTattatgttatgttgccataCCTGCTGTACACTGGGAATAAATTCTGGAGATAGGGCgaggtaattatcgaatcgaaacatacctcctaaTTGTTGTTGTATATCCCCACTTAACACCATTGGGGAGTGATCTGAAGTGCGTGCTGTGAGGGAAGAATAATATGATGTCGGGAActgagccatccatctatcattgatCAGCATGCGATCCAGTCTTTTCCAGAGGTTTCGTGGCCCGGCACTGcaattgtgccatgtgtaccattcgccctgcatgggtaatggtaaTAATCCTGTATTCTGGATGCAAGTATTAAAGTCTTCCATGGCCATTCGAATATCTCTTGATACACCACAGATTTCACTAAGGTCTCGCACTgtattgaaatcccctccaacaAGCCACGGAATATCAGCACTCTGCATAGCAATAGTCTCCATGGAGTCCCATAACGCCCTCCTCTCTACAGTAATAGCAATGGacccaattaattgttgtactgtaccatatttttcatttatgaaatttaccgttaccgaaaaaaaaaatagcaatggATTCATGAAGTGCACGGATATTAACATGACAGTGAATAAACTGTGTgccacattcaaccacatcaacatcaataaaattttcatcccacgCTATCCAAATCCGATTACCAGACGATCCATAAttcacaaaccatttccattgaggtagTAAAAAAGCCTGAATATGAGATATATTATTgatacgaacacgagtttcaaggagaccgaggaattgtaacctgaactcagcaatgATGTCTTTGACTGCTAACTGATGAtctcgtttgttcaggccacgaacattccatactgctgcattcaacatggatcacaaGGCATGGGGCTGCTGTGCTTAGGACCCCGAGACGACTCATCTGTATCATCTAATAGGTGaagtgcatcaaaagtattatatataacaagcgcCTTACCCCTTTCCTCACGACTAGGGCCGGCTGCATCTCTAGGGGATTCACGTCCCTCTCTCTGCTTTTCTACCACTCGAGCTGATGGGTTCCGGTCAGGCATATGTGTTGGTCGGGATGGTATATAAGTAGTATCACCTTCCTCCCTAGGATGGTTCCTACTCCGTTTAGGCATTGTTGGTTCTTGCGGCGTCCCCATTTTTGGTACATATACAGCAATCGGTGGTTTAGCTGATTTTGGTTTGTTGAGGATACACTCTTTGTCAGAGTGTCCCATTGTCATACATCTTTGGCACTTCTGGgtagccattcgtactcaacatcGACTTTACAAGATGATTCACCTCCATCCTCATCCggtgtcataattataatgtgcttCGGTAAATTTGAGGTCACATCCAAcattacgcatacacgagtgaagtccagtctcgtgcatgctctcgtaattgCATCCGGGAAAagtggtttacccactccactggcCACCGTACTAAGGCCTTCATCTGTCCATAACTCGACTGGAAGGTGACGTAATTTGATCCACACAGGAACTTGAGTATGCTGTAGTTTCCTTAATACCATCcctggttcccatttttgaagaacaataggCTGCCCCTGAAATAACCACGGCCCTCCTTCAATGACATCTTCCATAGCTGCGACTGATTTgaattgtaagaaaaagaaactattATTTGTACTCGTGACCTCCTTCAAGTCCGGCCATACTGACATTGCAAATTCCTTCAAATGGTAAAAGTACAGTCTTTTCCCAAGGAAGTATCCGACAACGGTGGCTCTCCATCGTTTAGACCCATTGCGTATAATATCCAATGTTGGTCGCTCTATTACCTCCCCGTTTTGCATTGTTGGAGCCACATAGGATAGGGTCTTGCGAGTGGAGTTATGGAATGCATGAGCTATTTTGTCATTGATAATCGTGTCCGAACATGCATGTAACAGAATATTTCCAACAAACAATCCAGTTGAAAAGCTAGAAAAGTTAGAAAACTATTTTCTTGTCTTCTTGTGCAGAGTGACATCATCTATGACATCAACAGCTGATGCTGTCATGCCTGCATCAGCAGTGATGCCATCTGTAGTGAtctcagcagtgatgtcatctgTAGTGATGTCAGCAGAGGTCATCCTAGCATCATCAGTGACGTCACCTTCCACGTCATCTGCCACAGCAACTGCCAACTCACCATCCCCGTCACCAACAATGGCCACGTAAGCCAGCTGTAGAACTCGCCATTCACCCGTCGCCGGCAAAACAGTCGCGTTTCCGGTGGAAGTCCCAATCGCCGATGACTGTTTTTCTGAATCAGATGATATCCCTGCATTTTTCGATTCCCCGCTGTTCATTCCCGACGGCAAAATGCATCTCAATGCCGGTCGTAGCTTGCCAACGCGTGACGGCGCTCCTCTACTCTCAACGAACGAACGCAGCGACGGTATGCTTCGGAATCTCTCCTTCAATCTATCTTTCAGATCTCTAAGCGCTGCAATGGTTTTCTCGTCGCCATTGTCAATGACCGCGTTTGCCAATCGCAAGAACTCTTCAAGATTGAATGGCTCAAACCTTCGTCCGCCATTAATGGAAGATGGAGCTTCACCAAACCCTAACGATGACGCCCGTATTAttgcttcttttctcaacAGTCCTTCTTCTCCAACCTCTGCAAAGCCGGTAGTACGTGCATCGGTCGCCAAAGATACCGGCGACGTTACATATTCGTCCGGCGACTTTTCGTTTTCTGCGTAAAACATCTCTCGTCCCCGCGGCTGTTCGGTTTCATCAATCGCTTGTGGTTCCAATGGCGCAGCAAACCCAAGCAAATTCGGCGTCGAAGCAGCCTCCTTTTCCATGTCCAATGGCGCATCAAATCCGAGCAATTGCGGCGCCGAAACGGCCGCTTTTTCCATGTCCGAGGGCGCGGAAAACCCTAGTAAATGCGGCGCCGAAACAGCCGCTTTCTCCATCTCCAAGCCTCCTCTTTTCCCATGCGCAATTAATGTTGATGTCTCCCCAATCATCGGTTCCGATTCGTTCGCCTGAAAGTCGCCGGTGAAAGGCGCGGTTTGAACTAAAAGCCGCGTGGTTTTTCCAGTTTTTCTACGGTAGCTATCCTCGCCATCGCCGGTCACCAATCGTCGGCCTCCCACTTTTCCGACATCCCCATCACTGGCCGAAGCGTCGCCGTCGTCCTCCTCGTCGCCGGCGGCCATGTGCATGGATAGTGTATTAGTCCATGTTTGATatggtgtgctagtgtgtgttttAGAGAGAagatttttagagagagaatttttgtttattatgcttagcaaatataccacacaaatgcttgggtctagaccaacgtttgggacaggttttgttgaattctgagaacgttcaaaatttatctgttttgcacgattttattaaagcaagtttgtttcccttttatactaacttgtagttattattacgcttagcaaatgtataacacaaatgcttgggtctagatctatgttggggtcaagtttcgtaaaat
This genomic window from Sesamum indicum cultivar Zhongzhi No. 13 unplaced genomic scaffold, S_indicum_v1.0 scaffold00347, whole genome shotgun sequence contains:
- the LOC105180147 gene encoding uncharacterized protein LOC105180147; this encodes METIAMQSADIPWLVGGDFNTVRDLSEICGVSRDIRMAMEDFNTCIQNTGLLPLPMQGEWYTWHNCSAGPRNLWKRLDRMLINDRWMAQFPTSYYSSLTARTSDHSPMVLSGDIQQQLGGMFRFDNYLALSPEFIPSVQQVWQHNIIGTPMYAVTRKLKALKPIFREQRRKKGDLSHNVQLAKGFLEMAQVLVTSNRQDELFLQLEHCCRVVLAKAAKLEQIMLQQRSKMQWMKGDPGAVINEFVMYYQNLLGGERRRDMIDLRFLRPWARHILSEDDVNSLVLPFTHTDVKQAIFDIAEDKAPGPDGYSSGFFKAAWPIIGQE